The Alkalihalobacillus sp. TS-13 genomic interval CTTTGGCCGGTTTTCATCTCAAAATCAGCATCGGCTGCTTTCATCAATAACGATTTCAGCTCATCCTCCTGAAAAGAAGCACTTTGTTTTGCAGCAATTTTAACTGCATAAGGGTGTAACGACAGAGTTGATGCAATATTCTTTTCAGTATGTCCTTGTACCCGTAATTGTTTGACCTGGAGGATGATTCGGAACTGTCTTGATAGCAAAGCCATCAATTTGATCGGTTCTTCATTCTGTTTCAATAGGTCATAGCAAATTCGTAAAGCTGAATCAATACGGCGGTTCGCTACGTGCTCGACCATTGTGAACACGTTGCTTTCGAGAGAACGTGAAATCAATTCGTCGACTGTTTGGGGGTCGATCTGCTCCCCCTCGCCTACATATAGTGCCATCTTTTTGACTTCACTGATGAGTAATGCCAAATTTTCACCCTGAAGTTGGATCAGCCTTTCTGCGGCCTCATTTGAGATTGTGACATTAGCTTCTTTTGCTGCATGTTCAATCCAATCCTTTTGCAGCCTGACATTCATTTTATCTGCTACCATCACTTCCGCTTGCTTTTTCAACGTCTTAACGATCTTTTTCCGTTCATCCAACTTTTCATATGGTGCGACGAAAATGACAATCGCTTGCTCGGATGGATCTTTGAGATAAGATTCCAGTCGCTTCAAATCATGTTCTACCTTGCTTTTGGTTTTTGCACCTGTCAGAAAGTATGGATTCTGTAGGATGACGACCCGACGTTCACCCATGAATGGAAGGGTTTCTGCATCTTCAATCGCAGTATCAATTGACTGCTCTTCCATATCGAAAGCGGATAGGTTGAAATCAGCAGTTTCTTCCTCCAAAACAGCTTGTACAATCATTTTTTGCGTATATTCCAATATGTATTTTTCTTTTCCGTATAATAAATAAAGTGAAGAGTAGGTTCCATTCTTCAGCTTCTTATTCAAGTCCTTTATAGACAATTTCATCACCCCACTATAATATCTTAAGCATATATGATAAAATTGC includes:
- the holA gene encoding DNA polymerase III subunit delta produces the protein MKLSIKDLNKKLKNGTYSSLYLLYGKEKYILEYTQKMIVQAVLEEETADFNLSAFDMEEQSIDTAIEDAETLPFMGERRVVILQNPYFLTGAKTKSKVEHDLKRLESYLKDPSEQAIVIFVAPYEKLDERKKIVKTLKKQAEVMVADKMNVRLQKDWIEHAAKEANVTISNEAAERLIQLQGENLALLISEVKKMALYVGEGEQIDPQTVDELISRSLESNVFTMVEHVANRRIDSALRICYDLLKQNEEPIKLMALLSRQFRIILQVKQLRVQGHTEKNIASTLSLHPYAVKIAAKQSASFQEDELKSLLMKAADADFEMKTGQRDKTLTLELFLTSLARQSQTN